In the Leptotrichia sp. oral taxon 212 genome, one interval contains:
- a CDS encoding heavy-metal-associated domain-containing protein, producing MKKIVGIEGMSCSHCAKKVEDAFYELPETENVKVNLDDKNAEIEFSSDIDDKIISDLIKSAGYTVTCIKNA from the coding sequence ATGAAAAAAATTGTTGGAATTGAAGGAATGAGCTGTTCTCACTGTGCTAAAAAAGTTGAAGATGCCTTTTACGAACTCCCTGAAACTGAAAATGTAAAAGTAAATCTTGATGATAAAAATGCAGAAATTGAATTCTCTTCAGATATAGATGATAAAATCATTTCAGATTTGATAAAATCTGCCGGATATACAGTTACATGTATAAAAAATGCATAA
- a CDS encoding class I SAM-dependent methyltransferase, whose protein sequence is MNHYFSEKPEIKSEKKTIKYTIQNKKFEFITDNGVFSKSKVDFGTDLMLNEFLKKNKGLEAKKIKILDIGCGYGVVSVILKSFYPEISITLSDVNERALELSEENLKKYGINDYHIIKSDAFEKITEKFDVILSNPPIRAGKDIIFKIYSEAYEHLNENGEFYCVIQTKHGAKSTQKKLMEIFKNCDTVTIDGGYRIFLSKK, encoded by the coding sequence ATGAATCATTATTTTTCAGAAAAACCTGAAATAAAATCTGAAAAAAAGACGATAAAATATACAATACAGAATAAAAAATTTGAATTCATAACGGATAATGGTGTGTTTTCAAAATCAAAAGTTGATTTTGGGACAGATTTAATGCTAAATGAGTTTTTAAAGAAAAATAAGGGATTAGAAGCTAAAAAAATAAAAATTCTGGATATAGGTTGTGGTTATGGTGTTGTTTCTGTAATACTGAAGTCATTTTATCCTGAGATTTCGATTACTTTGTCAGATGTTAATGAGAGGGCACTGGAATTGAGCGAGGAAAATTTGAAAAAATACGGTATAAACGATTATCATATAATAAAATCAGATGCATTTGAAAAAATTACGGAAAAATTTGATGTAATATTGTCAAATCCTCCAATCAGGGCAGGAAAAGATATAATATTTAAAATTTATTCGGAAGCCTATGAACATTTAAATGAAAATGGGGAATTTTACTGTGTAATACAGACAAAACATGGTGCCAAGAGTACCCAAAAAAAATTGATGGAGATTTTTAAGAATTGTGACACAGTTACAATTGATGGGGGATACAGAATTTTTCTTTCAAAAAAATAG
- a CDS encoding YciI family protein, translating into MFIANLRYKKSIKVVNEFLEDHLKYLDKYFSKGNFLCSGKKYFPESGGVILFNSDNLQEAKKILFEDPFYIEEIADYEIIEFQVSKYNENFSSFIFDKNLK; encoded by the coding sequence ATGTTTATTGCAAATTTAAGATATAAAAAATCAATAAAAGTAGTGAATGAATTTTTAGAAGATCATTTAAAATATCTTGATAAATATTTTTCAAAAGGAAATTTTTTATGCAGTGGAAAAAAATATTTTCCAGAATCAGGTGGAGTGATTTTATTCAATTCAGATAATTTACAAGAAGCAAAAAAAATTTTATTTGAAGATCCGTTCTATATTGAAGAAATAGCAGATTATGAGATAATAGAGTTTCAGGTATCTAAATACAACGAAAACTTTTCAAGTTTTATATTTGATAAAAATTTAAAATAA
- a CDS encoding helix-turn-helix domain-containing protein: MKQYILGIEATLEIFGGKWKALIAYILTFGTKRTGELQRLIPGISQKILIEKLKELERDGIIEKHVYEEMPPKVEYKLTEYGYSFSNILYAMCFWGRENIKLRKEKGEDIILLDKKEEFNKKY; encoded by the coding sequence ATGAAACAATATATTTTAGGGATTGAAGCAACACTTGAAATTTTTGGAGGAAAATGGAAGGCATTAATAGCATATATTCTTACATTTGGAACAAAAAGAACTGGAGAGCTTCAAAGATTAATTCCCGGTATTTCTCAAAAAATACTCATTGAAAAATTGAAAGAACTTGAAAGAGATGGAATTATCGAAAAACATGTATATGAAGAAATGCCTCCAAAAGTTGAGTATAAATTAACAGAATACGGATATTCATTTTCTAATATTCTATATGCAATGTGTTTTTGGGGAAGAGAAAATATTAAGTTAAGAAAGGAAAAAGGAGAAGATATTATTTTATTGGATAAAAAAGAGGAATTCAATAAAAAATATTAA
- a CDS encoding NAD(P)H-dependent oxidoreductase → MKTLVILAHPKINESKANKRWKDELFKYPQEIKVHELYIEYPNWNIDVQKEQSLLMQYEHIILQFPLFWFNCPPLLKKWLDEVFEYNWAYGPQGNKLKGKKIGLAVTAGGKMEYYRHGGKNKFSLDEIFIPFEETVNYAQGIYLPYFSVYGVSSHINELNDDKLSKNARDYIEHIRRTRE, encoded by the coding sequence ATGAAAACCTTAGTGATTTTAGCTCATCCAAAGATCAATGAATCAAAAGCAAATAAAAGATGGAAGGATGAGTTATTTAAATATCCTCAAGAAATAAAAGTTCATGAATTGTATATAGAATATCCTAATTGGAATATAGATGTGCAAAAAGAACAAAGTTTATTGATGCAATACGAACATATTATTTTACAGTTTCCTCTATTTTGGTTTAATTGTCCTCCTTTATTAAAAAAATGGTTGGATGAAGTCTTTGAATACAACTGGGCCTATGGACCTCAAGGGAACAAATTAAAAGGTAAGAAAATCGGGTTAGCTGTAACAGCTGGAGGCAAAATGGAATATTATAGACATGGGGGAAAAAATAAATTTTCTCTTGATGAGATATTTATTCCATTTGAAGAAACTGTAAATTATGCTCAGGGAATTTATTTGCCCTATTTTAGTGTTTATGGAGTTTCTTCTCATATAAATGAATTAAATGATGATAAACTTAGTAAAAATGCAAGAGATTACATTGAACATATTCGTAGAACAAGAGAATAG